Sequence from the Natronomonas marina genome:
GGACGGACCGGCGTCGGACGAAACGCCGAAGACATCCGAACCCGTCCGTCGAGGTATGAGCACCGAAGAGGATGCCGAACGACGAGAGGGTCGCTTCCTCGTCACCCACGCCGACGAGGACTCGGCCGTCCTGAAGGACGTCGACCGCGGGCAGGTACACACGCTCGCGGACAACCCCGGAATCGAGGAGGGCGACGTCGTCGAAGGCGCCGTCGAACCCGAACCGCCGATGGAGGTGGCCTACGCGCTCGTCGACGTCGACGAGCGGCGGAGCCTCACCGTCGAGGAGAGCCCCGAACCCCCGACGACGCAGGCCCGCGACGTCGCGGCCGACCAGTCCGAGGGCGAGGTGACGAGACGGGAGCGGGCCGGGACCGGCGAACTCCACGTCCTGACCGTCCCCGAGGACGGCACCGAGCGGGCCGTCACCGACGTGCTCGAGGACGAGGCGACGCTCGCGCGGGCGGCGAGACTCGGCGTCGCCCGCGTCGAGGTTCGTAGCCAGCCCGGAATCGTCAGCGTCCGCTACCTGCCGTAGGCGTCACTCCGGGTACGGTCGCTCGCCGAGGATTTCGAGTTCGTCGCCGACGCGCAGCGTCTCGCCGACGCTTCCGGCCGGCACAAAGGTGTTGACCATCAGCCGGAAGTGGTGGTCGAACCACGCGTCGTCGGCCCACACCGGCAGCGTCTCGCGGCGCTTCTCGACGAACCGCTCGCGGAAGCCCGGCGTCTCCTCGCCCGTCTCGGGGTCCCGCGTCGGGACGACACAGCGCTGACAGGGGTTCGAGCCGAGGAACTCGCAGTCGCCGACCCGGAAGGCGACCGCCGTCTCGCGGTCGGCGTAGAGGCGGTCCTCCCAGAAGGCCTCGACGCCCGAGACGACGAGGTTCGGCCGGAGGCGCCGCTCCATCTCGTCGGCGTCGATGCCGTCGAACCACCCCGCCACCGCCT
This genomic interval carries:
- a CDS encoding DUF5812 family protein, yielding MSTEEDAERREGRFLVTHADEDSAVLKDVDRGQVHTLADNPGIEEGDVVEGAVEPEPPMEVAYALVDVDERRSLTVEESPEPPTTQARDVAADQSEGEVTRRERAGTGELHVLTVPEDGTERAVTDVLEDEATLARAARLGVARVEVRSQPGIVSVRYLP
- a CDS encoding MOSC domain-containing protein, which encodes MATPTLERITVYPVKSLDPHRTLERVEVREDGGLAYDREFAIVDESGEYVNGKNEPRVHALRSWFDPKAGRLTLRGPDGDPAAFDLEAVDAIESWLAEFFGRPVELRRNERGGFPDDTHASGPTLVAEATVEAVAGWFDGIDADEMERRLRPNLVVSGVEAFWEDRLYADRETAVAFRVGDCEFLGSNPCQRCVVPTRDPETGEETPGFRERFVEKRRETLPVWADDAWFDHHFRLMVNTFVPAGSVGETLRVGDELEILGERPYPE